A single region of the Triplophysa dalaica isolate WHDGS20190420 chromosome 15, ASM1584641v1, whole genome shotgun sequence genome encodes:
- the LOC130436588 gene encoding zona pellucida sperm-binding protein 3-like: MMEFFRAVIFTLLFIVSLCDAWSDSRQQKPAALWNPLLMSPQHPSPQHPSPQHPSPPASDSRRLAQDLQGVQSKQLSEGLVNPLVWRFPVAPEVQTDVAVGFEQRQPVTPRTVAVLCGESAVLVEVKQDLFGTGQLIRPSGLSLGGCPVFGEDFESKVLMFVYELHECGSVLMMKENMLVYSFVLTYTPEPFTGTSINRAEGAVIGIQCHYQRKQDVSSNVLMPTWAPYASMRVGQEVLPFSLKLMTDDWTYQRPSNLYYLGDLINIEASVKVYNHGPLRVFVDSCVASQTPDVRVPPTYSLIENNGCFVDARNTGSRSVFLPQSRSDVLHFQLEAFMFQQGEHPYIYITCVLRATLASAPCDARHKSCSFSGDRWFAADGNDQVCGCCDSTCGPEMTSTGVQWEGQVSLSPLEVQERQKLGFQ; the protein is encoded by the exons ATGATGGAGTTCTTTCGCGCTGTGATCTTCACGCTTCTGTTCATTGTTTCTCTATGTGACGCCTGGAGTGACTCGAGGCAACAGAAGCCGGCGGCTCTCTGGAACCCTCTACTGATGTCTCCTCAGCATCCCTCTCCTCAGCATCCCTCTCCTCAGCATCCCTCTCCTCCAGCCTCTGACTCCAGAAGACTCGCACAAGATCTTCAAGGAGTTCAATCTAAGCAGCTGTCAGAGGGTCTCGTGAATCCGCTGGTCTGGAGGTTTCCTGTGGCTCCTGAGGTCCAGACTGATGTGGCGGTGGGTTTTGAGCAGAGACAGCCCGTGACACCCCGCACCGTCGCCGTTCTGTGTGGCGAGAGCGCCGTTCTCGTCGAGGTCAAGCAGGATTTGTTTGGTACCGGTCAGTTAATCCGGCCCTCCGGTCTTTCGCTGGGCGGGTGTCCGGTGTTCGGTGAAGACTTCGAGTCGAAGGTGTTGATGTTCGTTTATGAGCTCCATGAATGCGGAAGCGTGTTGATG atgaaagaaaatatgCTGGTCTACTCGTTTGTGCTCACGTACACTCCTGAGCCGTTCACGGGCACATCTATAAACCGAGCTGAAGGAGCGGTCATTGGCATTCAATGTCATTATCAGAG GAAACAGGATGTGAGCAGTAACGTCTTGATGCCGACATGGGCCCCTTACGCCTCCATGCGGGTCGGGCAAGAAGTTCTGCCGTTCTCCTTGAAGCTCATGACGG ATGACTGGACGTACCAGAGGCCATCAAACCTTTACTATCTGGGTGATCTCATTAACATCGAGGCGTCTGTGAAGGTTTACAATCACGGTCCCCTGCGGGTGTTTGTGGACAGCTGTGTGGCCAGTCAGACGCCCGACGTGAGGGTTCCGCCAACGTACTCTTTGATTGAGAATAATGG gtGCTTTGTGGATGCCAGGAACACCGGCTCCAGGTCTGTGTTTCTTCCTCAGTCTCGCAGTGATGTGCTTCATTTTCAGCTGGAGGCGTTTATGTTCCAGCAGGGAGAACATCCATAT ATTTACATCACATGTGTCCTGAGAGCCACTCTTGCCTCCGCGCCCTGTGATGCCCGACACAAGTCTTGTTCTTTCTCTGGCGACAG GTGGTTTGCTGCTGATGGAAACGATCAAGTTTGTGGTTGTTGCGATTCGACATGCGGCCCAGAGATGACATCTACAG GTGTTCAGTGGGAAGGTCAGGTGTCCCTCAGTCCCCTCGAGGTTCAGGAACGACAGAAGCTTGGTTTTCAATAA